The region GCCCTGCAATTCGCATTATTTAGGGCACGTTCTTTCAAAAAGTACTTCAGAAATATTCTACAACGGACAGCATTAGAATGCTGCCTGTATCTTATTTCAGTAATGCTTACTTTGGATTAATGAATGCCACCAATGCGACTCAAACGTACGCCAGTGGGCCATTCACCTTCCTGCTTCTCAAAGCTCATCCAGATAGCAGTAGCTTTACCGACCAGATTTCTCTCCGGTACGAAGCCCCAATAGCGACTATCCAGACTGTTGTCTCGGTTATCACCCATCATGAAGTAGTGCCCTGCGGGAACAACCCATGTAGCAAGTTGCTGCTGCGATTGCTGATAATAACCACCAAGCTGATCCTGCTGGCCCGGTACTAACAAAATATTATGCGTTACATTGCCTAATGACTCTTTGCGCGCGCCCATGCGAACGCCATCGACACTGTTGTCATTGGCAGGCACCTGATAGAAACCGCCACGCGATTCCCCACCAGGCTGGTTAAAAGTCTGAACAAAATCGCTAGGCTGCACATTACTGTATGTCACCGCCAGTGCTGTATCACACGCCTGCTGCCCCTGGCAGGATGGACGAATCGTTACCTGCTTAGTTATTGGGTTATAGCTGACGCGATCGCCCGGCACGCCAACCACACGCTTGATGAAATCCACCTTCGGGTCGGACGGGTATTTAAACACCACGACGTCACCGCGCTTCGGGTGTCCCGTTTCGATCAGCGTTTTTTGCGTAAAGGGTTCTTTAATGCCATAGGCAAATTTCTCCACCAGAATAAAATCACCGATCAACAGCGTTGGCATCATCGAACCGGATGGAATCTGAAACGGCTCATAAATAAAGGAGCGCACAACCAATACCAGTGCCACTACCGGGAATACGGATGCAATGGTTTCGATCCAGCCGGGTTGTGGAATGGCTTTCGACGAAACCGCACCATCAGCCAGATCGGCACCGCTCATGGCGGCAAATTTTTTCCGGCGAGCCGGAGCCCAAACGAAGCGCTCTAAACACCAGACAATCCCCGTGACCAGCGTCACCAATGCCAAAATTACGGCAAACATATTGGCCATGCCAACTCCTCAGAATTTATTTACTGTCCTTGCCGACGTGCAGAATTGCCAGAAACGCTTCTTGTGGCAGTTCGACATTACCGACCTGCTTCATACGTTTCTTACCGTCTTTCTGTTTCTGCAACAGTTTCTTCTTACGGCTGACGTCACCACCATAGCATTTGGCCAGTACGTTTTTACGCAATTGCTTAACCGTAGAGCGCGCAATAATGTGGTTACCAATCGCGGCCTGAATCGCAATATCAAACTGCTGACGAGGAATCAATTCTTTCATCTTTTCGACGAACTCACGGCCACGATATTGTGAATTATCACGGTGAGTAATCAGGGCCAATGCATCAACACGTTCGTTGTTAATTAATACATCAACGCGCACCATATCTGATGCCTGAAAACGTTTGAAGCCGTAATCCAGTGATGCATAACCACGAGAGGTGGACTTCAGGCGGTCAAAGAAATCGAGCACCACTTCGGCCATCGGGATTTCATAGGTTAACGCAACCTGATTGCCGTGATACACCATGTTCGTCTGCACGCCGCGCTTCTCAATACAAAGCGTAATCACGTTGCCCAAATACTCCTGAGGCATCAGCATGTGACACTCGGCAATCGGCTCGCGCAGTTCCTGAATATTATTCAATGGCGGCAGTTTAGACGGACTATCGACATAAATGGTTTCTTTCGCCGTCGTTTCTACTTCATACACAACCGTCGGTGCAGTGGTGATCAATTCCAGATCGTACTCACGCTCCAGACGCTCCTGAATGATCTCCATGTGCAGCAGCCCCAGGAAGCCACAGCGGAAGCCAAAGCCCAGCGCCGTAGAGCTTTCCGGTTCATAGAACAGGGAGGCATCATTGAGGCTCAGCTTGCCTAACGCATCACGGAATGCTTCATAGTCGTCGGAACTGATCGGGAACAGACCGGCATAGACCTGCGGTTTGACTTTCTTAAAACCCGGCAACGCTTTTTCAGCCGGCTGACGCGCCAGCGTCAGGGTATCCCCGACAGGGGCTCCCAAAATATCTTTGATGGCACACACCAACCAGCCTACTTCGCCGCAGTTCAATACATCGCGGTCGATCTGCTTCGGTGTGAAAATGCCGAGACGGTCGGCGTTATACACCTGCCCCGTACTCATCACCTTAATTTTGTCGCCTTTGCGCATCGTACCGTTTTTGATACGTACCAGAGATACAACGCCAAGGTAGTTATCAAAC is a window of Pectobacterium punjabense DNA encoding:
- the lepB gene encoding signal peptidase I; this encodes MANMFAVILALVTLVTGIVWCLERFVWAPARRKKFAAMSGADLADGAVSSKAIPQPGWIETIASVFPVVALVLVVRSFIYEPFQIPSGSMMPTLLIGDFILVEKFAYGIKEPFTQKTLIETGHPKRGDVVVFKYPSDPKVDFIKRVVGVPGDRVSYNPITKQVTIRPSCQGQQACDTALAVTYSNVQPSDFVQTFNQPGGESRGGFYQVPANDNSVDGVRMGARKESLGNVTHNILLVPGQQDQLGGYYQQSQQQLATWVVPAGHYFMMGDNRDNSLDSRYWGFVPERNLVGKATAIWMSFEKQEGEWPTGVRLSRIGGIH
- the lepA gene encoding translation elongation factor 4, which translates into the protein MKHIRNFSIIAHIDHGKSTLSDRIIQICGGLTEREMAAQVLDSMDLERERGITIKAQSVTLDYKAQDGQTYQLNFIDTPGHVDFSYEVSRSLAACEGALLVVDAGQGVEAQTLANCYTALDMNLEVVPVLNKIDLPAADPDRVAQEIEDIVGIDATDAVRCSAKTGIGVPDVLDRLVRDIPPPEGSPDEPLQALIIDSWFDNYLGVVSLVRIKNGTMRKGDKIKVMSTGQVYNADRLGIFTPKQIDRDVLNCGEVGWLVCAIKDILGAPVGDTLTLARQPAEKALPGFKKVKPQVYAGLFPISSDDYEAFRDALGKLSLNDASLFYEPESSTALGFGFRCGFLGLLHMEIIQERLEREYDLELITTAPTVVYEVETTAKETIYVDSPSKLPPLNNIQELREPIAECHMLMPQEYLGNVITLCIEKRGVQTNMVYHGNQVALTYEIPMAEVVLDFFDRLKSTSRGYASLDYGFKRFQASDMVRVDVLINNERVDALALITHRDNSQYRGREFVEKMKELIPRQQFDIAIQAAIGNHIIARSTVKQLRKNVLAKCYGGDVSRKKKLLQKQKDGKKRMKQVGNVELPQEAFLAILHVGKDSK